The genomic interval ACAAAACCAAGTTTTTCCCACAGTGCCAGTCCGAAGTTACTCAGTGAAGTAGTAAATTCAACCTGAAGAGTAATTCTAGAAAAGTACCACGAGGTGGCAGCATATACTCATATAATAGTAAACTTCTTCCCATGCCCAGGACAGTGTTGCAAATGAAGAATAATTGAATAATTACAAAGAAGTTCAttaggggttgggggtggggggaacctTACACCTTTTGTTGATAATGTATTACATGTGATATAAGGACAGTCTTAAATGGATGTATATCAGTAAGGATGTGTTAAGGACCTCAGTTGTTATAGTGTCACACCTACTGACAGCTCCTGCCTTAAGCCTTACTTGGAGAATAGCTGTTCCTAAGCTTCAGCCAACAAAATGTCTTGATTCTACACACCTGACCTACATTGATATCTCAGAGGGCACACTGGAACCAGACTAGTTGACACAAATTCCTTGTCACTTGCTGGTAGTGTGATCCTTAAGAGTTATTCAAAATTTCTGTCCCTCAATTACTTTATTTACTTACAGAGAAAATAATAGTACCTCATTTGTAAAGTTGCATCAAgataaagtgagagaaaaaacaTGCAGAATTGGTAAGAGATTCTAGCATGTGATGTTATCTACTGTTCGGAGATTACTTATAATTTCAGGTAGAGATGTATGACTGTATATGTTTCTAATCATATCTATAATTTGTTTATGGAACACACAGcacaaaatttataatattacAACTGTATTGCACAGATTATCACACTAAACTTTTAAAACAAGTCTTAGGACATGAATGGGTCACATTTACAAATACAGAAACTGAGATGCAAAGAGGTAAAATAACATGTTGAGGTGAAACTATCAATAAATTATTGGGCTAGATTTTTAATTCTTGTCTGTTTTCCTGAAAgtgttcacttaatttttttattgcttctgAGATAGAAGCTACTGCTGAGtgttattcttaattttgaaCTTTTGAATTCAAGGGCCAATATATTGAATTgtaatttttcccttttccctattTGAATATTTAAGAGTAATGTAATTATTTAAGCTTTAATTTACACAAAGATATTTCAAGTcttaaattcttagaaacaataAATAAGCATCTTATGATGGAAATGTGAATGACATTGTgtgcttgtttttttgttgttgttgtttttgtttttcttgccaCTTTAGAAATGGAGTGAAGAAGCTGCAGGAAATGCTAGAATTTTTTCAAAGTATTGTGATAAGACAGACAGCAACCCACTTGAGAGGCGAATTAAAAGTACGTATATATGACCCAGCATCTTATAAAAAAAACGTAAAGTAATCTCACCAAGCACGTGGATTCTTCTGtcacctgacaagaataacttataTCATCCAGGctcggtggtgcacgcctgtcatttcagcagctcaggaagctgaggcaggaagattgtgagtttaaagccagcctcagcaaaagtcaggcattaagcaactcagtgagaccctgtctctaagtaaaataaaaaatagggctggagatgtggctcagtggtggatgTATATCAGTAAGAATGTGTTAGGGACCTCAGTTGTCTTAGCGTCACACCTACTGAGAGCTCCTGCCTTAAGCCTtacttgagttcaatccctgatgcccacccaacacccccccccagccccagcaaataaacaaacaaacaaacaaataataagtTACATCATCTACTCTGTATCTGTACTTGCCCATACATGGAAGTAAACTCTGACCTagtgtaatgttttatttttattatttttttttaaaaatgtgcatattCTGATTTCCAAATGTTGAGTTCTATCCATAAGTAGAAAAAAACCAAAGCCCTCGTTATTATAGAAGACTAAGTGCAGCTAGGTACCCAGAAGGTTTGTACCTTAAGAGTTACCTCAGCTACCCAAATATCACCCTGGGAATTTCCTTAGCAATGGAACCCTAACACAGCTGAGAAATGAGTTCTGTGAACTCTGTTGAGCTTCAGAACACCTGTAGGTGATCAACAAGGAGCCTGTTTAGGCATATCAATTAGATGATTCCTACACAGTTATTAGTACTTCCTACATAACTAGACATTCATGAGAATCTTTTTAAtactaaatagtaaaaaaatatgaGTGCAACTTTACATCTACAGATTATTAGGATTTGTAGCCCAAATTTTATTGAGCAGTGAAATAGCAACATGGGTCTTTCTTTCCCTGAAAGAAACAGATTATTCTTCAGGAGTATGTCTAGTCAATAGATATACCTTAAGTAGGtggttaaataaacaaatattcatatCAAGATCCTATGCAACCTAGATCCTGTATGTGGCTGCTTTGGAGCCAAGGCCCTTTTATAACTCACAGGCTTTTCTTTGGCTTCACCCTTTTCCCTCAGATTGGAAGTAGCAGAGACTGCAGGGTTGATGGATTTGATTTCAGAGCTCATTATCTCGTATTCTCAACTTCTCACCAAACCTGACACCACATGCCCAGTGATCTATGAGAAAGAAGATTGACAGAAAGGATACAATTGCCTTTACCTTCTCTTATAAGATGCTGCCTAGATCATCAGTGAACTAATTACCAAATAAAAATGAGGGAAATCTCCTTATATGGCGTTCTCAAAACTTAAGAGTGTAACTCAGCCCTGTTTCCTCTTTTCAGATACCTTTTGTGGAGAAAATACACACTGGGAATCTCATCCTATCTCCTGGTCTCACGTAATTAAAATCTGGTACAATGAGTCTAAAAATTTTGTATATGGAGAATGGACACCAATAGATGAGGCATCAAGAACTGATCATTACACTCAGGTAATCTGTGTTCTGGAAGATACACACAGTGTTTAAATGCCTTTAAACACGTATGAATAAAAGTCAGGtaggaaacaaatgaaaatcatcATACCTGCTTGCTAGACTATTAACTCAATCTCCTGAGTTCCTTTCATAATTGAGAACAGAAGGAAGTGCAATGCGCTCCATACCTGGTTTAGAGAAGTTGCTTACCCTCTTGGTTTCCATCttcattcatttgatttttcaGGAAGTTGCAACATCCTAAAATATGAATCTCCTTtgtaaattatttgtaatttaaaaggTGTAAATAATAGCCTTGTAATAAGAGAATCCCCTTTTTTCCAAAGTTAAGCTTTGTGGTGaaatatttataactaaaatatcACCACTTTAACCATTTTCATGCTCTGCAGCATTAATGCCCAGCAACATGGAGTACATTCAAGTTTATGGGCTTCCATCACTGGAACATTCCATCTTCCATACTGGAACTCTGTACTCATTaactctcctcttctctctcccacaagcctctggcaaccaccattctccTTCCTGTTTGTCTGGATTTGACTCCTCAAAATTGTTCATGTATTGGATTcaatatttgtccttctgtggCTATTACTCAATATAATATCTTAAATCCATGTTCATTCATGCTGTAGCatgtgtcagatttttttttcatgatgtatatatcacatttggtttgcccattcatttatttggtttatttacaACTTTGGGGTATTGTGAAcaatgctgttatgaacattagTATACAAATGTCTGTTCAACTCCCTGGGGTCAATTCTTTTGGGCTTATAAGAGGAACTGGTAGTTTATATGCTAAATGTATGTTCACTTATTTGAGAAATGAGCATACTATTTTCTATAGAAATTGTTCCATTTTACATAACTATTGTAATAACCTATTTGGAATGccataataaaataccacagGATTATGGATTGAAAAATAGCAATTAATTTTCCCACATTGTGGACACTTAAAGACTGAGATCTTAAAAAGCAGAGTTTCTGGTGAAATCTCTCTTTCTGGATTATAAACAATCACTATACCCTGAAATGGTCTTTCCCAAGTGatgaagagagagaaacaaaaaggtaGGGGAGAAGGATcaaggggaaaagagagagagagatcgatctAGTGTCTTTGCAAGAGGGTCCAACTCTTATGATTTCATTTAAGTTCTTCCTTAGCAACCACATCCCCAAATACAGCTATCACGCTGGATATTAGGACTTCATAATGTGAATTTGGGGAccaggggacacaaacattcagttcaTCACATTGCATCACTTCCCTTCTCATAATTCATGTCTTCCTCAAATGTGAAGTTCCATCCTAACAGCCCCCAAAGTGCTAACTCATCTAGAATCAATATGAAAGTTTAAAATTGAGTCTCATTTAAATCTTATCTAAATCAGATATTCATAGGAGTAAGGCAAGATTCATCCTGAGGCAAAATTTCTCTCCAGCAATGAATCTATGAAATAAGATTATCTACtaccaaaatatataataaaagaacaggagaaaaaagagatccttctattttaaaagggagaaatggagaaagaggAATGGATGATGGATCCCAAGCACATCTAAAACTATACAAGGATTCCAGACCAAGCTGCCTTCCAGACCCACTTGGGTGGCAGCACCTCCTCTTGGGACCTTTCATTCTAGTAGGGCAGCCTCATGGCATGAGTCTCAGTAGAAGGTCCTGCTGACGTGGCTGTTGTCAGAAGTCACTTGAGGAGACCCACCCTTTAAAACCAAGCAGGAAGCATCCTTGTCTCTCTGATCTGTAGTGGGGATGGCAGCCCTGGTGATCTTGGAATCATTTTGGGGGATCATTCTTCCTCTCCCTTGAAGGATAAAGCATGTCTACGACTATACTATCCCATAGTGGGAGCTCATATCAGAGCAAGTCCTCACAACAAAatccaggaagctgagagagagggagagagacagggatCTCAACATCTCCTCGGGGGCATGTCGTATGCCCCAGCACTTAAAGTTCCACAGCACCTCCCAACCTCCACCCAGGgcaccaagccttcaacacagggCCTCTTGGAAGAAGCTATTCTTTTTCAAATGACagttattttattcctttcagtCAAGGATTCTAGTTCTCAGTGTACACACACCTCATGTCCTTGGTTAAAGGTTTCTAAGTGTTTCTGacttttgatgtttttaaaatcaaaatcactTTCTTAGTTTTCTGTTCATAAAATTTATCCTTAGTGTTATGGAAGGCTAGGTCAGCATTAACAGGAGAGTGGGAAGGAGTTCAGAACATGAAGGAAGGGGGGCTATAACAACTGGGGCTGTTACTTAGCTACTGCACAGtttacattttactttaaatGAAGTGACAAAAAATTAGATGGTCAATGGAGGGAGAGGATTAATctgattcatgtttttaaaagatcatttggCTGCCATGTAGAAAACAAGTTCATgtctagaaataattttaaatatctgaattttCCAATAACatataaatcaacaaaataatcccaaaagagatgatttaaacattaaaatgaaaaaataaaattctaaaagcaaGGAAATTTAGATGTATCCATTGCTAAGTTTCATAAAATCTGAAGTAAAATCTGTTTAAAATAAGcccaaattaaaattaatgttgaACACTGACAaagttaaaacatttaaaaataatagacttAGTCACATACGAATATCAATGTCTACATTCCTACAACATCTACATTCCTATCAATATCTACAATACTAAAGAAAACATCAGCTAATAGCattgctctttgaaaattgatagcctggacataaaatatatatctcaaTAATCCAAGAGTATCCTAACATATGACTATTTAGTCATATAATTTTTGTCATTGAAGGATTAGCAGATGCCAATAGACTGGATTgctaaaaattgacaaatttgAAACATCAGTTTTTACATTTCAATTCTTTCCTATGAAAGTCAACTTGACTCACTAATTCTGTAAGGAAAACGTAATCCCTGCCGCTCTGATAGAGCAACTTAAATTCATCAACTCCAAATAATCTTGCTTTACTTTTGTCAAACTCATTCAACAccctttagaaatattttttattaaaattatttctctcattgatatttttgaagaaattaagagaacaaatgaaagaaatttgccttcatttgcttaaaattttaaacaatagaaAACAGTAACATTTTTCAATTGTATGCGGCCCTGTAGAATGTATTAATGTAATCATAGAACATGAAAACCTAATGAAAAAAGTTAcatcttcactttttttcttagCTATGGGTGGAAGGAATGAATAAGTTAAATTCAGTGATCTTACCGATAATTAATGTGTGATAAGAACATGAGAAAAATAGACATTCTACTCTATTTTCATGATCAAATTACTTCTCTAATTAACCCATTAGATTCATAGTTCAGAATTTCTTAAGAAACACAGACACGTGTTAGAATGAGAGGAGAAAACTGCACACATTGAATCTGCATCATGAAAGTTTTGTATCTAAGGTAGAGCAATAGTTTGGGTGAAGGCATGTCCTCACTAGCAGTAGATAATTGAAAGCAATAtggtggaaagagatggacaACCATAAAAGCTTTTCCTtaggggaagaaaaaataatattttatcaaaatatgtcATAGAAAGTCATTCTGACCCAGAACAGGAAAAAGGAAACTTGAGCAAAGTGTACAGGACTTGCTGAGTGAAATCCTCTCAGGCTCACATGGACACAGTCAACAGGGAGTGGAagcaatcatattttaaaaaacatctctTCCAACAACCTAAACATTTGTTTCTggttttgtcttgtttctttttttgtggtgctgagcaCTGAAtgcagggtcttgcacatgcagAGGAAGTgcagtaccactgagctgccttcCCAGCCCAAGGATAGCATTAatatacacttttttaaaaattatgaaaagacacTTTGAGACAAAGCAAACTGCCAAAATATCACCCAGCCAAGAAGTGATAGGGATGGAATTTAAACCTAGTCACTTTGTCTTAAAAAACTAAGTCAGTATTCTACAGTATTCCTGCTCTCTGACCAATAAGAAAATGTCCTTCCCTTAATGATTATTTATATAACCACCAAGAAGAATGAACCATAGTTGATGGTAGCCACTCATGTTGATGATAGTCCAGTCATGGACTCATTAGttccaacaaaaataaatgagggaGGGCTGACTTAGAGTCATGCACTGGAATATACTGGATAATATGATGGGTGTCATGCTCAGCCATATACAGCCCATGTACACAATGACATCTCTGTCTCTTTTGAAGAACAACCTATTCACTGCAAAATGAGTAACATCACTTCTCCTTTTACCTATACCCCTGCTCTACCCATGTCATTTCTCAGAGAAAATGAATATcaagagctttttttttaattagaaagaaCATTCAGAAATGCAGAATACTTCTGAAGAAAACtgccaaaaaagagagaaaacgcCAACCATCAAGTTACCCTTGCTTGCCTATCAGATGTGATTTCCTCTGCCTGGCTTCCATTGTCTATAACCATGCATGTGCCTGTGTATGTGTTAATAGAAACAAGGGACCATGTTTCTATGGCTTCTGAATAAGCCATGCTCAGAGCAAACCTAAAGCAAGcatgttgatttttgtttgtttgttgttgtatttgtttttgttttatgatattgaggattaaacccaagagcaatttactactgagccacatccccagccctttttattttattattatttttttaattttgagacaggatcttagtAAGTtatttagggctttgctaaactgctgaggctggcctcaaaatggtaatcctcctgcctcagcctccccagtggctggtATTATAGACATGGGCTGTGGCATCCAGCACTTGTTCACTTTTAACCATGAATAATAGCACTGCTAATGTAGTCATTTAGCTGAATGcaaatttgtaataaaatactCTATTTTTGCAGGTAATTTGGGCCTCTTCTTATGTCATTGGTTGTGCTGTCTCATTATGCCGCAAACAAGGTGTACCTCAGTATCTCTACACTTGTCATTATTGCCATGAGTATGTATCACTGCTTCCcaccacttttaaaaatgtatctttctTTACAAAATATAACTGAGTTTTTCAAACATTATGAaagaaaacctattttttttccagttagaCCTTCACAGACACAGCCAAAAAACTCACAAACACATCTATATTTTACATCATATTTTACTAAATAAGTTTATATTTCattaagagaatataaaaattaaaaacaattgagCAGTAGTCTCCCTATGTGTCAGTGACACCTAGGGTAAGTATTATGTTAGGGAAACAAATCTGAAGTAGCTCAGGTAGTTTTAGAATTCAAGGGCAGAAATGGCAGTGGAATCTCAATaaagtaacaaagaaaaaagccGAGTGTTATTCTGCGTTCTTAATTGAGTaatattgtatgttttctcttcaGAAATCAAGTTTGTATATCATAGAATCACAGGTACTAAGCACAATTCCTAGAAAAGTTAATCTGATTGCTTCAGCGAAAGGCAGGTGTACTTCTTTGCCTTATCAACTTTGGTTGTGGAGTTCAATCTGGTAAGAAAAGAATGACTGTAGGGGCTCACCTGAGTGACTCCAGGGACAGCTATCAGAATAGGGGACGTTACTCACAGAAGCATATAGCCCTCTGATACTTGACCATAAATAACACCTTGTATCACTTCTGTTGATGGAGTTGAAAACAAATCTGCAAGATTCCTTCAGCCACTTGCATTTTCTGGGTCAACACACTTGATACTGTGAGCTCAAACGTAACCTTTAGTCACTGTCTCCCACATGAGGACCACAACAAAGGATTGTTCCATGTGAATCAATGAATGTGAGTTGATTGATAACATGTTCCATACTTAAATTCAAATGGAACCTCTAATATCATTGTATATTCACCAGAATGTAATATAtaacaagataaaatatattcatataataggCCTATATGAATTACTGTGTCTTCCATGTCTTGATTTCATTAGTTAAAAtttattgggatttttttctaataatttgatCTGAGGACCATAAGATCTATTTATACCTACAACATATCATTTGCACTACTTCTTTGCAGGAGTTAGTGGTCTATGATGAATTTTCAACaatgtaaaagagaaaagtaTAATATGTGAATAGCTATAATGGGGAAATTTTCTCTATAAAACATTAGTCCATATTGCTGACTAAATCCTTTATTAAATTTAGTAATAACTTTCTTTAGTAAAGTGGAAGTTTAATAGTtaagatattaaagaaataattataaattcaataagatttttaaaccagagcacacaactttttttttaaagttgtattaATTAAGAACCAGACATTATctacattttaagtttttagaCATCTACAGGTAagagttgtgttttttttaaatttcaaatatctcAGAACTGGAGgattttgtctcctttttctttccttacctaAACACTTTATTAACACCcacacacatttttattggtgcattataattgtaaataatgatggggtttgttgttacatattcatacatacacagaatataacaatataatatgtGCTAGTGTACTTTCCTCCTTTAATATCCCAGGCATTTCTACCAAAGTCACTAACATGTTTCATATTTATACTAATATAGTGCAAGCTAAAATTCAAACCCCTCTCATTCAAATTaagtaagctttttttttcttaatagggTTAAGGACCATGCCCCTTTCCATGAGGAGTTTCTACTTTCTCATggttattaataaaaaaatagtattttattgtaattaattCCAAAGTCATACTGTTTGTTAGGATTTAACCATTCACAGGTCCCAAGTACTGTTAGGACTAGAATATCAAAAGAGAGATGCACATTGCCTGAAAAATATTCTTGTGATCCTCAGAATTGCTAAGTGGTATATGCTAAAAACATACTCCTATCTGTAAGTCTAGAAATCTCATACCCACCTTAAAAATTACTGCTCATTGCTTAAAAGAATGTTTACAAAATGTGTTTCTAAAATTGGTTGTATTCACTTAGTAAAATTTTATGTACATTGTACAATGATGTATTTTACTAAACAATATTTACTTTATCTTCTTTCAGGGGAAACGATCCTAACACAATTAATGTACCTTATAAGAAGGGCAGCCCATGTGAAGATTGTCCAAATAACTGTGAAGACAGACTTTGCAGTAAGTTTTGCAAATGCTGATTGCTTAAAGTTGACCCATGGGTTCAGGAACCATGTGCTCCACTTTTGTACAGCTTTGGATTCAACCTAACGACAGGATACATCAGCATTATTTCTCCGTACCCTTCCATCATGCTCAGAGTGACCAAAGACCATTGATTTAATATATTCCTATGAAAATTAGAATGTCTGAGTATGAGAATTTGAGTCCtcattaaaagtttaaaattcctAAGTAGAGCCAATGtgcataaaatattaacattaagtGTAGAATGTTCCCAGTTCTCTAAAAAGCTCCTGAGCTCCTTTCCTGCAGCCCATAAATTATCATATTGCTTTTAGTTTACCAAAATCCTAGAAAAGGTACCtgctttctggttttttttattttcttgactgCTTATTATGGCAGACAGAGTTTTACTGAGTAATTCTTGTTCTGCACCTGCTCTGAAACATCTAAGAGTATCTGTTTTGCACGCAGTGATGAACTTTTCCCACTtatctctcctctttctttccctagTCTCTGGTAAAACCACTCTACTCTCAATTACTTTAAGAACAATCTTTTTATTCTATATATGAGGAAGATCATACAGGATTTGCCTTTCTGTTCCTGGcatgtttcacttagcatagagAATTCAATTCCATCCACATCATGTTGCAAAGAACAGGATTTCACTCTCTTTTGTGGCTAAGTAGTATTCTcttgtatatatgccccatatttccTTTATTCATTGATCAGTTGATTGACACATAGATTGTTTCCCttccttggctattgtgaataatcctgcaatgaacatggaagtCCAGGTGTCTCTTCAACACACTCATTTCATTTCTATTGGATATGTTCCCAATAGTGGAATTGCTGCAttataaagtactttaaaaaaataaaaagaaatgaggaacatCCATACTCTTTTGATTAATTGTTACCTTAATTTACATTCTTTCCAGTTCATAAAGTttcccctttctccacatccttatcaGCACTCATTTTGCTGTTGAAGCatcaaataattcattttct from Ictidomys tridecemlineatus isolate mIctTri1 chromosome 8, mIctTri1.hap1, whole genome shotgun sequence carries:
- the Crisp1 gene encoding cysteine-rich secretory protein 1, translated to MATKYFLILAVAAGFLPVLEVRPTKVSKNLYTKLDTELTAVQEEIVNIHNAIRRRVVPPARNMLKMKWSEEAAGNARIFSKYCDKTDSNPLERRIKNTFCGENTHWESHPISWSHVIKIWYNESKNFVYGEWTPIDEASRTDHYTQVIWASSYVIGCAVSLCRKQGVPQYLYTCHYCHEGNDPNTINVPYKKGSPCEDCPNNCEDRLCTNPCLFYDEYNDCETKVKILGCKHPSVKLFCKATCLCKTEIK